The genomic interval CGATGCGCGCGACCCGCTGGCCCCGTTGCGCGAGCAGTTCACGATCCCCGATGGGGTGATCTACCTGGACGGGAACTCGCTGGGCGCGCTCCCGGTGGCGACGGCGGCGCGCGTGCAGCGGGCGGTGCGGGAGGAGTGGGGGACTGGGCTCATTCGCAGCTGGAATACGGCGGGGTGGGTGACGCTGTCGCAGCGCGTGGCCGCCAACATTGCCTCGCTCATCGGTAGCGCGCCGGACGAGACGCTCGTTGGCGACTCGACGTCGGCCAACCTGTACAAGGTGCTGGGCAGCGCGCTGGCGCTGGTGCAGGCGCACGGTTCGCCCGGGCGCCGCACGATTGTGTCGGAGCGTGCGAACTTCCCGACGGACCTGTACATCGCCGAGTCGCTGTGTCGGCAGCACGGCTTCATGTTGCAGCTGGTGGAGCCGGGGGATGTGCGTGCGCACTGCAACGAGCAGCTGGCGGTGCTGATGCTGACGCACGTGAACTACCGCACTGGGCGCATGCACGACATGGCGGCGGTGACGGCGGCCGCACAGGCGTGCGGGGCGCTCACGCTCTGGGACCTGGCGCATTCGGCGGGGGCGGTGCCTGTCGACCTCAACGGCGCGGGGGCCGACTTCGCGGTGGGGTGCGGCTACAAGTACCTCAACGGCGGACCAGGGGCGCCGGCCTTCCTGTGGGTGCATCGCCGGCACCTCGAGGCGATGGAACGTGCGGCGTTGTGGCAGCCACTGTCGGGGTGGTTCGGGCACGCCGCGCCGTTCGCGTTCACGCCCGACTACCAACCCGCCCCCGGTATTGCGCGGTTTGCCTGCGGGACGCCGCCCGTGCTCTCGCTCACGGCGCTGGCCTGCGGCGTGGAGACGGTGCTGGCGGCGGGGCCCCTTGGCGGGATGCCGAGGCTGCGCGCCAAGTCGGTGCAGCTGACGGAAGCGTTCCTGCGCCTGGTGGAGGAACGCTGCGCCGGCCACGGGCTCTCGCTGGTGACACCGCGCGCCGCGGGGGAGCGCGGGAGCCAGGTGTCGTTCGCGCGCGCGGAGGGGGGGTACGCGATCATGCAGGCACTGATTGGCCGCGGGGTGATCGGCGACTTCCGGGCTCCCGACATCCTGCGGTTTGGGTTCACGCCGCTGTACACTCGCTTCGTCGATGTCTGGGATGCCGTCGAGCAGCTGCACGCGGTGCTCACGAGCGGCGAATGGCGAGATCCACGATTCCACCAGCAGGGGGCGGTGACATGACCTGTCCGCATCATCACGAAGGGGACGAGCAGGACGCCGGCGCCGCCGCGTCGCCGCACGGTGCGGCGGAGGGCGACGCCACGGGGAGCGACGGGACGGCGGGCGACGGAACGGCGATCGACGAGGGGGAGACGATCGTCGTCTCCGAGGGGGCCAAGCTCGATTTCAGTCGCGACATGACGTATGGCGACTACTTGCAGCTGGACGCGGTGCTTACGGCGCAGCATCCGCTCTCGCCCGACCATAACGAGTTGCTCTTCATCATCCAGCATCAGACGAGTGAACTGTGGATGAAGCTCATGCTCCATGAGCTGTCGGGCGCGGTGGGGTGCATTGCGCGCGACGAGCTGGGAAGCGCGTTCAAGATGCTGGCGCGCGTGAGCCGGATCATGGAGCAGCTGGTGCACGCGTGGGACGTACTGGCGACGATGACGCCGCCCGAGTACTCGGCGATTCGCCCGTTTCTCGCCAACTCGAGCGGCTTCCAGAGTTGGCAGTACCGCTGCATCGAGTTCATGATGGGAAACAAGAACGCCGCGATGCTGCGTCCGCACGCGCATCGCCCCGACATCCTGGCCAAGGTGGAGGCG from Gemmatimonadaceae bacterium carries:
- the kynA gene encoding tryptophan 2,3-dioxygenase, with the protein product MTCPHHHEGDEQDAGAAASPHGAAEGDATGSDGTAGDGTAIDEGETIVVSEGAKLDFSRDMTYGDYLQLDAVLTAQHPLSPDHNELLFIIQHQTSELWMKLMLHELSGAVGCIARDELGSAFKMLARVSRIMEQLVHAWDVLATMTPPEYSAIRPFLANSSGFQSWQYRCIEFMMGNKNAAMLRPHAHRPDILAKVEAAYRAPSLYDESLRLLARRGIAVPQGHLERDWTRRYVASDEVEQAWLVVYRDPSKYWELYQLGEELTDLEDAFRLWRFRHVTTVERVIGFKRGTGGTSGVGYLRKMLDTVLFPEIWKLRTDL
- the kynU gene encoding kynureninase; amino-acid sequence: MLDRSDALALDARDPLAPLREQFTIPDGVIYLDGNSLGALPVATAARVQRAVREEWGTGLIRSWNTAGWVTLSQRVAANIASLIGSAPDETLVGDSTSANLYKVLGSALALVQAHGSPGRRTIVSERANFPTDLYIAESLCRQHGFMLQLVEPGDVRAHCNEQLAVLMLTHVNYRTGRMHDMAAVTAAAQACGALTLWDLAHSAGAVPVDLNGAGADFAVGCGYKYLNGGPGAPAFLWVHRRHLEAMERAALWQPLSGWFGHAAPFAFTPDYQPAPGIARFACGTPPVLSLTALACGVETVLAAGPLGGMPRLRAKSVQLTEAFLRLVEERCAGHGLSLVTPRAAGERGSQVSFARAEGGYAIMQALIGRGVIGDFRAPDILRFGFTPLYTRFVDVWDAVEQLHAVLTSGEWRDPRFHQQGAVT